One Pseudonocardia abyssalis DNA segment encodes these proteins:
- a CDS encoding alpha/beta fold hydrolase, which translates to MRAPDPSSVRIPGPWRHSEVSANGIRQHVVECGDGPLVVLLHGFPEFWWTWRHQLIHLAGRGFRAVAVDLRGYGDSDKPPRGYDLWTLAGDAAGLIGALGETRAHVVGHDWGGLIGWTTAALHPRRVRSLTVLGAPHPMAVRSAFVRDPRGQGRATASYALAFQVPRWPESALCRGDGARVEAILRAWSGPDWVGTDDFADAAARCRSAIRVPGVVHCAMEYYRWALRSQFRGDGRRFAAAVSRPVDAPVLQIHGEIDPCLLQSTAALSARWAAAAYRTELLPGVGHFPHEERPAVVNGLLAGFLTV; encoded by the coding sequence GTGCGCGCACCCGATCCGTCGTCGGTGCGCATCCCGGGTCCGTGGAGACACTCCGAGGTGTCGGCCAACGGCATCCGGCAGCACGTCGTCGAGTGCGGGGACGGTCCGCTCGTCGTCCTCCTGCACGGCTTTCCGGAGTTCTGGTGGACGTGGCGCCATCAGCTCATCCACCTGGCGGGGCGCGGGTTCCGGGCTGTCGCGGTCGACCTGCGGGGCTACGGTGATTCGGACAAACCGCCCCGCGGCTACGACCTGTGGACCCTCGCCGGCGACGCCGCCGGTCTGATCGGGGCGTTGGGGGAGACCCGCGCGCACGTCGTCGGGCACGACTGGGGCGGGCTGATCGGCTGGACGACGGCCGCACTGCACCCCCGCCGGGTCCGCTCGCTCACCGTGCTCGGCGCACCACACCCGATGGCCGTGCGGTCGGCGTTCGTCCGGGACCCGCGCGGTCAGGGGCGGGCGACGGCGAGCTACGCACTGGCGTTCCAGGTGCCGCGGTGGCCCGAGAGCGCCCTGTGCCGCGGCGACGGGGCGCGCGTCGAGGCGATCCTGCGCGCGTGGTCCGGCCCGGACTGGGTCGGGACCGACGATTTCGCCGACGCCGCCGCCCGCTGCCGCAGCGCGATCCGGGTGCCGGGGGTGGTGCACTGCGCGATGGAGTACTACCGGTGGGCGCTGCGGTCGCAGTTCCGCGGAGACGGTCGACGGTTCGCGGCCGCGGTGTCCCGGCCCGTCGACGCCCCGGTGCTGCAGATCCACGGCGAGATCGACCCGTGTCTGCTGCAGTCGACGGCCGCGCTGTCGGCGCGGTGGGCCGCAGCGGCGTACCGGACGGAGCTGCTGCCGGGCGTCGGTCACTTC
- a CDS encoding phage holin family protein, with product MASPTSSNGTEVPPVLPSIPLSKEPVVAAADQSIGGLVREATAQVSTLVRAEVELARSEVTAEVKKGLQGSIFFIVALVVALFSLFFLFFALGETLALFLNRSASFWIVFGFMILVAAVFGLLGYLRVRKIRKPERTISSLKESAQVLSNRNRADTPAQLNGRGTS from the coding sequence GTGGCCAGCCCGACCAGCTCCAACGGCACGGAGGTTCCGCCCGTGCTGCCCTCGATCCCGCTCTCGAAGGAGCCGGTGGTCGCAGCCGCCGACCAGTCGATCGGCGGACTCGTCCGCGAGGCGACCGCCCAGGTCTCCACGCTCGTGCGTGCCGAGGTCGAGCTCGCGCGCTCCGAGGTCACCGCCGAGGTGAAGAAGGGCCTGCAGGGCAGCATCTTCTTCATCGTCGCGCTGGTCGTGGCGCTGTTCAGCCTCTTCTTCCTGTTCTTCGCGCTCGGCGAGACGCTCGCGCTGTTCCTCAACCGCTCCGCGTCGTTCTGGATCGTGTTCGGCTTCATGATCCTCGTCGCCGCGGTGTTCGGTCTGCTCGGTTACCTGCGGGTCCGCAAGATCCGCAAGCCCGAGCGCACGATCAGCTCGCTCAAGGAGTCGGCGCAGGTCCTGTCGAACCGCAACCGTGCCGACACCCCCGCCCAGCTGAACGGACGCGGCACCAGCTGA